Proteins from a single region of Equus asinus isolate D_3611 breed Donkey chromosome 17, EquAss-T2T_v2, whole genome shotgun sequence:
- the LOC139040506 gene encoding olfactory receptor 8K3-like, producing MEKHNLTVLNEFILMGITDCPELQAPLFGLFLIIYVISLVGNLGMIILTKMDSRLQTPMYFFLRHLAFTDLGYSTTVGPKMLVSFVVDQNTVSYYFCATQLAFFIMFIISELFILSAMSYDRYVAICDPLLYTVITSQRLCQVLVAIPYLYSTFLSLLITIKLFNLSFCRYNVIRQFYCDNFPLLSLLCSNTHEVELMIMIFSAFNLVFTLLIVFVSYLFIIVAILRMNSAEGRLKAFSTCGSHLTVVTVFYGTLMFMYVKPKSGHSFDTDKVASIFYTLIIPMLNPLIYSLRNKEVKYALQTMWKKLCNILFSGSLSI from the coding sequence ATGGAAAAACACAATCTAACAGTGCTGAATGAATTCATTCTTATGGGAATCACAGACTGTCCTGAGCTGCAGGCTCCATTATTTGGGCTCTTCCTTATCATCTATGTCATCTCACTGGTGGGCAACTTGGGCATGATCATCCTCACCAAGATGGACTCCAGGCTAcaaacacccatgtacttctttctcaGACACCTGGCTTTTACTGATCTTGGTTATTCAACAACCGTGGGACCCAAAATGCTAGTAAGTTTTGTTGTGGATCAAAATACAGTATCCTATTATTTTTGTGCCACACAACTTGCTTTCTTCATCATGTTCATCATTAGTGAGCTTTTTATTCTGTCAGCAATGTCTTATGACCGGTATGTGGCCATATGTGACCCTCTGCTCTACACAGTCATCACGTCTCAAAGGCTATGTCAGGTGCTCGTGGCAATCCCATATCTCTACagcacatttctttctcttctaatcACCATAAagctttttaatttatctttctgtagATATAATGTCATCAGACAGTTCTACTGTGACAATTTCCCCTTGTTATCTTTGCTTTGCTCAAACACACATGAAGTTGAATTAATGATAATGATTTTCTCAGCTTTTAATTTGGTGTTCACTCTTCTGATAGTTTTTGTGTCTTACTTGTTCATCATTGTAGCAATTCTCAGGATGAACTCTGCTGAGGGTAGGCTCAAGGCTTTTTCCACTTGTGGATCCCACCTGACAGTGGTCACAGTGTTCTATGGCACTTTGATGTTTATGTATGTTAAGCCCAAATCCGGTCATTCCTTTGACACTGATAAAGTGGCCTCCATATTTTACACCCTCATTATCCCCATGTTGAATCCCTTGATCTATAGCTTGAGgaacaaagaggttaaatatgcaCTACAAACAATGTGGAAAAAACTATGCAACATACTTTTTTCAGGTTCATTGTCAATTTGA